CCTGTTGCGCCGCATTAAACCCCAGCAAAATGGGGCGATCACTGACCCGCTGGAAATTCACCCACTCATTCCACAGACCCGGCGGATCGGAAACAAACCCGATCCAATCCGGCTCTGAGGGCCAAAAGGAGCGAGGGAATTCTAAATAGATTTTGTTCAGAATACCCATTCCCAGTCGATTGATGGCGCTTTGGTGGGTCTCGGGCAGGGCCGGGGCAAAGGTCACTTGACCCGACTGCAACACCCCGATCGGCAAGGTCACCACGGCCGCGATCCCAACCCATTCGCCGCGATTGGTGGTGATTTTGACTCCCTGTTGATCATGCTCAATTCGGCGCACCACCTGGTTGAGCTGCAATGTCAAACCACTGGATAAGCGACGGGCGATCGAGTCGTAGCCGGTGGGGAACAGCACATCTGCCCCCTCAAAACCGTCGCCCGCATCCCACTCATTGGCCGATAGCTCCGCCATCGATCCGGCATATTCATGCTCGATCGACCCCTTCAGTAATGTCCAAACCGCCCGTTCATCGTCGGCCGTGAGGTTAGCCCGCTGAACCAAGGCTTGCAAGTCCGCTAGCAGTGGGCGATCGGTGGAACGCTTTTCCCGCAACCGGTTCTGTTGAGCCAACACCTGCTCTAACACCTGCTCTAGGCGATCGTGCCGGGCATCATCAAC
This portion of the Limnothrix sp. FACHB-406 genome encodes:
- a CDS encoding FAD-dependent oxidoreductase; the protein is MTGLTQADSSRRVLIIGAGIAGLAAARQLRSRGWDPVVLEGRDRVGGRLWSLRPSALKGVALDLGASWIHGIQGNPITALAQQWQIPTVATDAENQWLYDWDGRLVDDARHDRLEQVLEQVLAQQNRLREKRSTDRPLLADLQALVQRANLTADDERAVWTLLKGSIEHEYAGSMAELSANEWDAGDGFEGADVLFPTGYDSIARRLSSGLTLQLNQVVRRIEHDQQGVKITTNRGEWVGIAAVVTLPIGVLQSGQVTFAPALPETHQSAINRLGMGILNKIYLEFPRSFWPSEPDWIGFVSDPPGLWNEWVNFQRVSDRPILLGFNAAQQGHELEALSDGQQAASALKALRRMFGPKIPDPTAVWVTRWGRDPFAGGSYSFLRVGATLSDRGQLTKPVADRLFFAGEATSRNHAATVHGAYRSGQRAADQIMAIHHASA